In the Juglans microcarpa x Juglans regia isolate MS1-56 chromosome 6D, Jm3101_v1.0, whole genome shotgun sequence genome, one interval contains:
- the LOC121235196 gene encoding uncharacterized protein LOC121235196, translating into MTTSFTVFIVLQLLLTPVPLLLLGQALNPVRGNDNLIEIECHNAEVPSTCIQCLKSDRRSKNSDRVGIAAIMVNCLQNHAMTLSTNMSELASGTADLTMKNVFEDCGRGFSSAYKELSSATSSLEKRKYDEAEMLVNEALEYELKCHSKIGSYGDQIPKDVVYRMKLYEDLSEATNRIVERL; encoded by the coding sequence AACTCCAGTACCGCTACTTCTGCTTGGCCAAGCTCTTAATCCCGTTAGAGGCAACGACAACTTGATCGAAATCGAATGCCACAATGCGGAGGTACCATCCACATGCATCCAGTGTCTGAAATCCGACCGACGTTCCAAAAACTCAGACAGAGTAGGAATCGCGGCGATAATGGTGAACTGCCTGCAAAACCACGCAATGACCTTGTCAACAAACATGTCGGAGCTGGCTTCCGGAACCGCAGATCTAACCATGAAGAATGTGTTCGAAGATTGCGGCCGAGGTTTTTCATCTGCATATAAAGAGCTGTCTTCGGCGACCTCGAGTTTGGAGAAACGCAAGTACGACGAAGCTGAAATGTTGGTGAACGAAGCCCTCGAGTACGAGCTGAAATGCCATTCGAAGATCGGAAGCTATGGGGATCAAATCCCGAAAGATGTTGTTTATAGGATGAAGCTTTACGAAGATCTTTCTGAGGCTACAAACAGGATAGTCGAACGACTTTAA
- the LOC121235308 gene encoding uncharacterized protein At4g15545: MELSIVGSVGPDFDLPNEILAVIPTDPYDQLDLARKITSMAIASRVSNLESEVARMRYKLQDKDRVVLDLEEKVSRLDYAYREADSRLKIALDDNMRLSRERDSLAMTAKKLGRDLAKLEQFKKQLMQSLNDDNSSSAETVDIGTCDQLIPKSYPDKDERANGYMGHQSDEASRHARQRFSITPYITPQLTPTGTPKIISTSVSPTSYSAVGSPRKNSGSTSPTRLPYEGRTTQSSWYPSSQQSSAANSPPRGRQQPGRTPRIDGKEFFRQARSRLSYEQFSAFLANIKELNGQKQTREETLRKAEEIFGMDNKDLYLSFQGLLNRNIH; encoded by the exons ATGGAGCTGAGCATTGTTGGGAGCGTGGGCCCGGATTTCGACCTCCCGAACGAGATACTGGCTGTGATTCCGACTGATCCCTACGATCAGCTCGATCTCGCCCGGAAGATCACCTCCATGGCCATAGCCTCGCGTGTGTCCAACCTCGAGTCTGAGGTTGCCCGCATGCGCTACAAGCTCCAAGACAAGGACCGCGTTGTCTTGGACCTGGAGGAGAAGGTCTCTCGTCTCGACTACGCCTACCGGGAGGCCGACTCGAGACTCAAAATCGCTCTCGACGACAAT ATGAGGCTATCAAGGGAACGAGATTCGTTGGCAATGACTGCTAAAAAACTTGGCCGTGATTTGGCAAAG TTGGAACAATTTAAGAAGCAACTCATGCAGTCCCTAAATGATGACAATTCATCA TCAGCTGAAACTGTTGATATTGGAACCTGTGACCAATTGATTCCCAAATCATATCCAGACAAGG ACGAGAGGGCAAATGGCTACATGGGACATCAATCTGATGAAG CATCAAGGCATGCTAGGCAAAGATTTTCTATTACTCCATATATCACTCCACAGCTTACGCCAACTGgaactccaaaaattatttctaCAAGTGTGTCCCCTACGAGTTATTCTGCTGTTGGATCTCCCCGAAAAAACTCTGGTTCAACATCTCCCACAAGACTGCCCTACGAAGGAAGGACTACGCAGTCTTCATGGTACCCATCAAGCCAGCAGTCATCTGCAGCAAACTCTCCTCCTCGTGGACGACAACAGCCAG ggCGCACTCCTCGAATAGATGGAAAGGAGTTTTTTCGGCAAGCCAG GAGTCGGTTATCATATGAGCAGTTCAGTGCATTTCTGGCTAATATCAAGGAACTAAATGGTCAAAAGCAAACTCGAGAG gaAACTCTAAGGAAAGCAGAAGAGATATTTGGGATGGATAACAAAGATCTTTACCTATCATTTCAAGGATTGCTAAACCGCAACATACATTAA
- the LOC121235391 gene encoding secreted RxLR effector protein 161-like yields MEGKTHAHTLISTSVKICLDSTCKNIDPTLYRSMIGSLLYITASRPDIAFSVGVCARFQANPKESHLTTVKRILKYLSATVDYGMWYSKDSNLSLDSYSDANWAGNVDDRKSTTGGCFYVGSNLVAWMSKKKNSISLSTTEVEYIAAGNCCTKPLWMKKMLEDYGFS; encoded by the coding sequence ATGGAAGGGAAGACACATGCTCACACTCTAATAAGCACCTCGgttaaaatatgtttggattCTACATGTAAGAACATTGATCCTACTCTGTATAGAAGCATGATAGGAAGCCTTCTTTACATTACTGCTAGCAGACCTGACATTGCTTTTAGTGTAGGTGTTTGTGCACGATTTCAAGCTAATCCTAAAGAATCACACCTCACAACAGTAAAAAGAATCTTGAAATACCTAAGTGCTACTGTTGACTATGGCATGTGGTATTCAAAAGATTCAAATTTGAGTCTAGATAGCTATTCTGATGCTAACTGGGCTGGTAATGTTGACGACAGAAAAAGCACCACAGGTGGTTGTTTTTATGTTGGTAGCAATTTGGTAGCATGGATGAGCAAGAAGAAAAACTCCATCTCCCTGTCCACTACTGAAGTCGAATACATTGCGGCTGGCAATTGTTGCACTAAGCCTCTTTGGATGAAAAAGATGCTTGAGGACTATGGGTTCTCTTAA